CCGGGACCCTGCGCTACTCCGACTCGCGCAAGTTCAAGTCGGGCTTCGAGGGTGTTCTCATCCAGGTGCCGGCCTCCGGGACCGTCCTGACCCAGGGTGACGTCCTCTACCGCACCGGCAGCGAGACCGCCTACCTCATGCGCGGCAACCTGCCCGCCTGGCGCAGCTTCGAGGCCGGCATGGAGGACGGAGAGGACATCCGCCAGCTCGAGACGGCCCTGAGGGACCTGGGGTACTTCGACTACGAGCCCGACGACCACTTCAGCTGGGCCACCACCAGCGCCATCATGAAGTGGCAGAAGGACCTCGACATGTCCCGGACCGGGACCATCCCGCTGGGACGGATCGTCTTCACCCCCGGGGACCTGCGCGTGGGGACGGTCACCGCCCGCGTGGGGGACCGCGTCGCCGCCGACACCGAGCTCTTCGACGTCACCTCCACCACCCAGGTGGTGGACGCCAACATCAAGCTCTCCGACCAGAAGCTCGCCGTCGTCGGCACCGCCGTGACCATCAAGCTGCCCGATGCCAAGACCACCGCCGGGAAGATCACCTCCGTGGGTACCCCCACCGAGAAGTCCTCCGGCTCCGGGTCCGGGGCTGGATCCGGCTCCGGTGAGTCCAAGGAACGAGTCATCCCCATCACCGTCACCCTTACCGACGCCTCGGCGACCACCAACTTCCAGGAGGTCTCCGTCACCGTCGACCTGCCCAGCGAGAAGCGCACGGGTGTCCTGTCGGTGCCGGTCGGGGCCCTGCTGGCCCTGAGCGCCGACCAGTACGGCGTCGAGATCGTCGAGTCCGGCGGCACCACTCGCAAGGTGCCGGTCACCATCGGGCTGTTCGCCGGCGGGCGCGTGGAGATCTCCGGTGAGGGTATCTCCGAGGGACAACGAGTGGTGGTGCCGCAGACATGAGCCGCATCCTGTCCCTGCGCGACGTCAAGCGCACCTACGGGGAGCCGCCCGTGGCCGCCTGCGCGGGCGTGAGCCTGGAGATCGATGACGGCGAGTTCGTCGCCATCGTCGGCCCCTCAGGCTCGGGCAAGTCCACGCTCCTCAACCTCATCGGCACCCT
This region of Actinomyces oris genomic DNA includes:
- a CDS encoding efflux RND transporter periplasmic adaptor subunit, whose protein sequence is MDQTTTSTQADDGSTGTADKPGAAHRTRRRAFLAMGAAAILAAGAGAGAFASRSGPFAAKAKPTTSTFSGATDTITKGDLQGQTSVSGTLRYSDSRKFKSGFEGVLIQVPASGTVLTQGDVLYRTGSETAYLMRGNLPAWRSFEAGMEDGEDIRQLETALRDLGYFDYEPDDHFSWATTSAIMKWQKDLDMSRTGTIPLGRIVFTPGDLRVGTVTARVGDRVAADTELFDVTSTTQVVDANIKLSDQKLAVVGTAVTIKLPDAKTTAGKITSVGTPTEKSSGSGSGAGSGSGESKERVIPITVTLTDASATTNFQEVSVTVDLPSEKRTGVLSVPVGALLALSADQYGVEIVESGGTTRKVPVTIGLFAGGRVEISGEGISEGQRVVVPQT